GCAGACGTCCGGGTACGTGACTGTGATGTTGGCGTGGACATCGTCGGTCAGCGTCTCGGAGCTTCCTTGGGTCATGGCCGCGGCCACCCATCCCTCGCCGTAGGTCATGGAGTTCGTTGTGGGGGTGGAGTACATCCAGCCGTGCTTGGAACCGATGGCCCCGGGCAGGCTATCGGTGCCGGAGGTTTGATCGAAACCGCTCGGGGTGGTGTCGGGCGCCTCGCGCATGAGTTCCAGCAACACCGCGGCCTCGGGGTCCTGGCGGATGGCGGCAAGAGCCGTGGCCATGTCGTACGCGGAGGTCACCATGGCTCCCCACTTGCCGAAATAGCGGGTGTCTTTGAGCCCCAGCTCGGCGATGGCTTCCCGCATGGCCTGGGGGTATTTCTGATCCAAGCGCGTTGTGGCGTTATTGTCCGAAATCTGGATCATGGGTTTGACCAGCGCAAGGTCCTCCGCCTCGCCGTTTTTGAGCACCCAGTAGCCGAGGTAGACCTTGACGACGGACAGTGCCGTCCGCGGCTCGTGCATGTTGTCGGTGCCGTAGACCGCGTCCCCCACTACTACGGCGAGGGAGGTTCGCTCAGGGGTGTCTGGGTTGATCCGGACCTGGGCGGTCTCGGCGTTGTAGGCATTAACCCCGAGCACCGGTACGGCGAGCGAGATGGGCAGCAGTGCGGTCACTGCCGCCGCCCCGAAAATGTGTCCCTTTAGCACCTGCTGTCCTCCCCTTTCCGCCGCAGACACTATAGGACACCGCCTCGGGGAGGGCGGTGCTCGGCGTCGGCTTAGCCGCCCGCGCCGACCAGTCCCATAACGGTCGGCAGCCAGAGCGAGAACTGAGGCACAAATACCACGACGAAAAGCGCGATGATGAGACCGATAAGGAAGGGCCAGAGCTTGGCGATGACCGGCTCAATGCGCAACCCGGCCACCTGCGATCCGACGAAGAGGACGTTGCCAACCGGCGGGGTAATCACACCCAGGGACAGGTTCATGACCACCATGGCGCCGAAGTGCACGGGATCCACCCCCAGGTCAGTGACGATGGGTAGGAAGATGGGCACGAAGATGAGGATCGCCGGCGTGGGGTCCATGAAGGTGCCGATGACCAGCAAAATCAGCATGATGATGAGGAGGATGATGACCTTGGACTCGGACACCGCCAGCAGGCCCGACGCGATGAGGTCGGGGATGCCTGCGAAGGCCATAACCCAACTCAGCGCCGAGGACACCGCCACGAGCAGCATGACGATGGAGGTGGTCCGGGTCGCCTCAAGCAGAATGCGCGGCAAGTCGAGCAGGCCAATGTTGCGGTAGGCCAGCCCGAGAACGAGGCAGTACACCACAGCGATGGCGGCGGACTCCGTCGGAGTGAACCAGCCGGCGAGGATACCGCCGATGACGATGACGATCATGGCCAGGCTGGGCACCGCGCGCCACAGGGTGACGGCGGCGACTCGCAGTGACGGGTGCTCGGTCTCCCGCTGGTAGTTCTCCTTGCGGGCCAGCAGCAGGGCGACGGCGATGACGGCGACGACCCACAGCAGGCCCGGGCCGACGCCGGCCATGAACAGCGCCGCGATGGACGTCGAGGAGACCAGGGAATACACAATGAAGGTGTTCGACGGCGGGATGAGCATGCCCGCCGGGGCGCTCGCGACGTTCACGGCCGCCGCATACGGGCGGGAGTACCCCTCCTCACGCATGCGCGGGGTCATGACGGTGCCAACTGCCGACGCGGCGGCGACGGCAGCGCCGGAGACGGAACCGAACATGGCGTTGGCCACCACGTTGGTTTGGGCCAGCGATGCCGGCATCCGGCCGACGAGTACCTTGGCGGCGTCGATGAGCCGGGTGGCAATACCGCCGGAGTTCATCAACGCGCCCGCGAGCACGAAGAAGGGAATGGCAAGCAGAGAAAACGAGTTCGCGCCGGTGTACATCCGTTGCGTGATGGCCTGGACGGCGTTCTCCGGGCCGAGAACCGCCATGGCGGCCAGCATCGAGGGCAGGCCGATGGCCACCGCGATGGGCACGGAGGCGGCGATGAGGACGATGACGCCGATGAGCAGGATAAGGGCGGCGACTGCGGATGGGGACAGCATGTTAGATCTCCTCTGCGGCGTCGTAGGGGGCCTGGGTGCCGCGTGCCACCGCGACGAGATCCATCGCGGCGAAGACGGCGATGAATACCCCGGCGATGGGGATGACGGTGTACACCCAGCCGAGGTTGACCGGCAGCGCCGTCATGTTCTGATTCCACGCGATCGAGGAGCTCAGCACCCCGCCCCACACCATCCCGACGAGGGCGAAGAGAAGCACCATGAGCTGGACGAAGCACTGGGCAACGCGCTGGCCGACTACCGGGAGCCGACGGGCGAGGAAGTCCACGGCGATGTGGCCGCGCTCGCCGAAGAGCAGGGCGGATCCTAAGAATGCGAGCCACACAAAGAGGAGCTTGGCGAGCTCCTCAGACCAGGTGGAGGGCTGGTGGATGACCTGGCGGGCGATGACCTGCCAGGTGGTCGTGACGACGAGGAGCCCGAAGAGAACGGCGCTCACCGTGCCGAGGAAGCCATTGAGGACGCTGCGCATTTACTTCTCCTCCGGGTCGGTCGCGCGGATCGCGTCGTAGAGCCCGCGCTGGTAGTCGGTGGTGAGGAATTCGTCGGCGATGGGCAGCAACGCGGCGCGGAAGGCTTCCTGGTCAACGTGGTGGAAGGTAGCGCCGGCGGCCTTGGCATCCTCGATGGCCTTGGTGGTTTCGGTGCCCCACAGCTGCGTGTGCTCGGTCATGGCCTTGTCCCATTCCTCGTCGAAGATAGCCCGGTCCTCCTCGCTCATGGCCTCGCGCAGGTCGTGGCGCATAATCATGTAGTCCAAGCCCACGAGGTGCTGGGTGTCGTTGAAGTAGGGCGCGACTTCGGAGTGCTTTTGGGTGGTGTAGGACACCTCGTTGTTTTCGGCGCCGTCGAGGACGCCGGACTGGATGGCCGTGTACACCTCGCCGTAGCTCAGCGGAGTGGCAGAACCACCCATGAGCTCGATCATGCGAATGTGCATGTCCGACTCCTGCACGCGGATCTTCAAACCGCTCAGGTCCGCCGGAGTGTCCAGGGGCGCATCGGAGGTGTAGATGTTGCGGGTGCCCTGGGTAAACCCGCCGATCACGGAGATATTGGATTGCTCTTCCAGGGAGGAGAAGAGCTCACCGACGAGCTGCGGGTCCCTGATGGCGGACATTTGGTGCTCGATGGAGCCGAACGTGGTCGGCATGTTGAGCACCTGGAAGTCCTTATTGAGGTTTTCCAGCTGCGTGCCGGAGACGATCGCCATTTCGATGGCGCCGGAGGTGACGAATTGGAGGACCTCCTGCTGGGACCCGAGCTGTTCATTGGGGAAGATGTCGATCTCCCATCGGCCGTCGGTGCGCTCGGAGAAGCGCTGGGCGAAATGGTCGAGGGCGACGTAGCTCGGGTGGGACTCGGTTTGGTTCAGTGCAAGCTTGACGTAGGTGACCTGGTCCGGGTCTCCTACCGTCTCGAGGTTAAGACCGCCGAGGTTAGCGCACGCGGTCGCGGCCGTGGTGAGGGCGACGGCGACCGTGGCGGCAAGGCGGCGCAGTGCGGAATGCGGCACGTAAGGTGGCCTTTCTGGTCGATACTCAGCTAAAGGTATGACAAAAGACTAGCGGGTATAACCAGTGCTCACGAAAACCAGACCACCCCCGCCGGATCACCCCATCCCGGCAAGCAAGGACAATCCCGCCACCTCCCCGATCGCGTATACGACCGGAGCGGTGATCCCGGCCTCCGCCATGGCCGCAGGTAGCGTCGCCGCCGTCGCCCGGACGCAGCGCTGGCCGTCGGTGGTGCCCTCCATGACGGCCACCGCCGGTGTGTCGGCGGCCAAGCCCGCGGCCACGAGGCGCTCACAGATCGCCTGGACGTGCCGGGCGCCCATAATGACGACGATGGTCCCGCCCACCCGCGCCAACGCGTCGAAGTCCGTCAACGATCGCTCATCCCCCGGCGCGACGTGGCCCGACACCACGGTGAAACTATGGGTCACCCCTCGGTGAGTCACCGGCACACCGGCTGCTGCCGGCACCGATACGGCGCTGGTCACTCCCGGTATCACCTCGCACGGGATGCCGGCCTCGGCCAGGGCGATCATCTCCTCGAAACCGCGGCCAAATACGTATGGATCCCCGCCTTTAAGCCGAGCCACCCGCTTTCCATCGCGGGCATAGCAAACCAGAAGCTCGTTGATTTTCTCCTGCGCCACGGAACGCCCGTAGGGCAGCTTGGCGACGTCGATTACCTCGATCGTGGCGAGATCGCCGCCGAAGTCGGCGACGATGGTCTCCAGGTACGGGGTGGGGCCGAGGTGATCGGTGAGGATGACGTCGGCCTGCGCCAGCGCGCGGGCGCCACGCAGGGTGATGAGGTCCCAGGCGCCGGGGCCGCCGCCGATCAACGTAACGGGTGTAATCATGAGGTTTAAGTGTAAGAGCTACCCTGGGCGGTCATGGAACCGTGCCTGCCCGCTTTCGTCCGCGCCGTCGCCGAATTCGCCCTCCCCGCGAACCCAGAGGCCATGCCGCGACCGGCCATCGTCGTGCTCAACGAACCCCTCGCCGTCGAGCTCGGGTTGTCTCCGGAGTGGCTGCGCAGCGACGACGGTCTCGCCTACCTCCAGGGCCGGTCTACGCCGACCTTCGCCCTGGCCTACGCGGGCCATCAATTTGGCCACTACTCCCCGCTGCTCGGCGACGGGCGGGCCCTCCTGCTCGACGAGCGAGAGGTGGCCGGCCAAGCCATCGAGCTCCACGCCAAGGGAACGGGGCCGACGCCGTTGTCCCGGCCCGGCTCCGACGGGCGTGGTTCGCTGAGCTCCATGCTCAAGG
Above is a genomic segment from Corynebacterium uterequi containing:
- a CDS encoding serine hydrolase; this translates as MLKGHIFGAAAVTALLPISLAVPVLGVNAYNAETAQVRINPDTPERTSLAVVVGDAVYGTDNMHEPRTALSVVKVYLGYWVLKNGEAEDLALVKPMIQISDNNATTRLDQKYPQAMREAIAELGLKDTRYFGKWGAMVTSAYDMATALAAIRQDPEAAVLLELMREAPDTTPSGFDQTSGTDSLPGAIGSKHGWMYSTPTTNSMTYGEGWVAAAMTQGSSETLTDDVHANITVTYPDVCHQPTPYRRLAGLLTMVNEGPSAPLARS
- a CDS encoding TRAP transporter large permease, whose translation is MLSPSAVAALILLIGVIVLIAASVPIAVAIGLPSMLAAMAVLGPENAVQAITQRMYTGANSFSLLAIPFFVLAGALMNSGGIATRLIDAAKVLVGRMPASLAQTNVVANAMFGSVSGAAVAAASAVGTVMTPRMREEGYSRPYAAAVNVASAPAGMLIPPSNTFIVYSLVSSTSIAALFMAGVGPGLLWVVAVIAVALLLARKENYQRETEHPSLRVAAVTLWRAVPSLAMIVIVIGGILAGWFTPTESAAIAVVYCLVLGLAYRNIGLLDLPRILLEATRTTSIVMLLVAVSSALSWVMAFAGIPDLIASGLLAVSESKVIILLIIMLILLVIGTFMDPTPAILIFVPIFLPIVTDLGVDPVHFGAMVVMNLSLGVITPPVGNVLFVGSQVAGLRIEPVIAKLWPFLIGLIIALFVVVFVPQFSLWLPTVMGLVGAGG
- a CDS encoding TRAP transporter small permease; the encoded protein is MRSVLNGFLGTVSAVLFGLLVVTTTWQVIARQVIHQPSTWSEELAKLLFVWLAFLGSALLFGERGHIAVDFLARRLPVVGQRVAQCFVQLMVLLFALVGMVWGGVLSSSIAWNQNMTALPVNLGWVYTVIPIAGVFIAVFAAMDLVAVARGTQAPYDAAEEI
- a CDS encoding TRAP transporter substrate-binding protein, encoding MRRLAATVAVALTTAATACANLGGLNLETVGDPDQVTYVKLALNQTESHPSYVALDHFAQRFSERTDGRWEIDIFPNEQLGSQQEVLQFVTSGAIEMAIVSGTQLENLNKDFQVLNMPTTFGSIEHQMSAIRDPQLVGELFSSLEEQSNISVIGGFTQGTRNIYTSDAPLDTPADLSGLKIRVQESDMHIRMIELMGGSATPLSYGEVYTAIQSGVLDGAENNEVSYTTQKHSEVAPYFNDTQHLVGLDYMIMRHDLREAMSEEDRAIFDEEWDKAMTEHTQLWGTETTKAIEDAKAAGATFHHVDQEAFRAALLPIADEFLTTDYQRGLYDAIRATDPEEK
- the cobA gene encoding uroporphyrinogen-III C-methyltransferase, whose product is MITPVTLIGGGPGAWDLITLRGARALAQADVILTDHLGPTPYLETIVADFGGDLATIEVIDVAKLPYGRSVAQEKINELLVCYARDGKRVARLKGGDPYVFGRGFEEMIALAEAGIPCEVIPGVTSAVSVPAAAGVPVTHRGVTHSFTVVSGHVAPGDERSLTDFDALARVGGTIVVIMGARHVQAICERLVAAGLAADTPAVAVMEGTTDGQRCVRATAATLPAAMAEAGITAPVVYAIGEVAGLSLLAGMG